From one Acipenser ruthenus chromosome 21, fAciRut3.2 maternal haplotype, whole genome shotgun sequence genomic stretch:
- the ascc2 gene encoding activating signal cointegrator 1 complex subunit 2 isoform X1 → MQKAPLDELQVTERDGCTGRERTLSALHPERMEERCFVTYRPPTLEGSPAQVEEYLEQAQFIAEDLDWLLALPHDKFWCQVVFDVSLQQCLDSYLRLAPRGLDCNLSTSPRVSDMQRHLHRCVFMTFLRMATHKESREHFLSPAVFGEIIYNNFLFDIPKILDLCVLFGKGNGMLLNKMIENIFTQQPGYYSDLDETVPTILQVLDTILQKCGLQTEGTSNGQPLKLGAQSAPGPMDMSVKDLVDLVLYLCDTCTTLYSFLDIFPPASTTFQKHSFLLRLASFYELCVPELENAVRKRKFEEKSLQEDLWRRLSHSRRKMVEISHLLINHTCLQPILENSSSETIQVFVEDFLQLFTALLQEKRFLADYDEQFPVTDDVSLLQQASPLLDETRASYILQGIDCAWESLGRKKHSLPPVRSTPAPELSSEARSEREGPQGATGGTGAQQEFYSEDYDPGAPGCALSAGELESLVFQVRDLLPDLGEGFIMACLQEYGNNSERVINNILEGKLSPRLEKMDHSLPRPVKEQLPEVLKSRSNVFDDDEFDVFTRDVLDTSRIWKGRRQGESARALVNNKQHVEEQRGRYRAYEVVMEEVPVGEGEEGGAAFYSEDYDDEYDDTYDGGQVGANDLDEGSELLARRPFTIPRVLRDGREEEELKEERDYEEEEEEKDNAVTRDQFVQDPAVLRERAEARRAANYNRRGFKADTPGSAVGAAKGRGQSKETVQERRKKEANKSGRANHNRRAMADRKRSKGMIPS, encoded by the exons CTCCACTGGATGAGCTGCAGGTGACGGAGAGGGATGGGTGCACAGGGAGGGAGCGCACACTGTCAGCACTG CACCCTGAGAGGATGGAGGAGCGCTGCTTTGTGACGTACAGACCCCCAACACTAGAGGGCTCCCCAGCACAGGTGGAGGAGTACCTGGAGCAGGCCCAGTTCATTGCAGAAGACTTGGACTGGCTGCTGGCTCTTCCACACGATAAATTCTGGTGCCAG GTGGTGTTCGATGTGTCTCTGCAGCAATGCCTGGACTCATACCTGCGACTGGCTCCCCGGGGACTGGACTGTAACCTGTCCACATCACCCAGGGTCAGCGACATGCAGAGGCACCTCCATCGCTGTGTCTTCATGACCTTTCTCAGGATGGCTACTCACAAGGAGTCCAGG gaacaTTTCCTCTCTCCTGCTGTATTTGGAGAGATTATTTACAATAACTTCCTGTTCGACATCCCCAAGATCCTGGACCTGTGTGTGCTGTTTGGAAAAGGGAATGGAATGCTTCTGAACAAAATGATTG AAAACATCTTCACTCAGCAGCCTGGTTACTACAGCGACCTTGACGAGACTGTGCCCACAATACTACAG GTGCTGGACACTATCCTGCAGAAGTGTGGGCTGCAGACAGAGGGAACCTCCAATGGGCAGCCCCTGAAGCTGGGGGCACAGAGTGCTCCTGGACCCATGGACATGAGTGTGAAG GACTTGGTAGATCTGGTGCTGTACCTGTGTGACACCTGCACCACTCTCTACTCCTTCCTGGACATCTTCCCACCCGCCAGCACCACCTTCCAAAAACACAGCTTCCTCCTCCG GCTGGCTTCTTTTTATGAGCTTTGTGTTCCTGAGCTAGAGAATGCAGTGAGGAAGAGAAAGTTTGAAGAGAAAAG CCTGCAGGAGGACCTGTGGAGGAGGCTCTCTCACTCACGCAGGAAGATGGTTGAAATCAGCCACCTCCTGATCAACCACACCTGTCTGCAGCCCATTCTGGAGAACAG cAGCTCAGAGACTATCCAAGTGTTTGTTGAAGATTTCCTGCAGCTCTTCACAGCTCTCCTTCAGGAAAAGAG ATTCCTTGCGGACTATGACGAGCAGTTTCCTGTAACGGATGATGTCAGCTTGTTACAGCAGGCTTCCCCACTCCT AGATGAAACCAGGGCCTCGTACATCCTGCAGGGGATTGACTGTGCCTGGGAGAGCCTGGGGAGGAAGAAGCACAGCCTGCCTCCTGTCCGCTCAACCCCAGCTCCAGAGCTGAGCAGCGAGGCGCGCTCGGAGAGAGAGGGGCCTCAGGGAGCCACGGGCGGGACTGGAGCCCAGCAGGAATTCTACAGTGAGGATTAC GATCCGGGGGCCCCGGGGTGTGCACTGAGCGCTGGGGAGCTGGAGTCCCTGGTGTTCCAGGTACGAGACCTGCTCCCTGACTTGGGGGAGGGCTTCATCATGGCCTGCCTGCAGGAGTACGGCAACAACTCTGAGCGCGTCATCAACAACATCCTGGAGGGCAAGCTGTCCCCCAGGCTGGAGAAAATGGACCACAGCCTGCCCAG ACCTGTGAAGGAGCAGCTGCCGGAAGTCCTGAAGTCCAGATCCAACGTGTTTGACGATGACGAGTTTGACGTGTTCACCCGGGACGTCCTGGACACATCACGCATCTGGAAGGGCAGGAG GCAGGGGGAGAGTGCCCGCGCCCTGGTGAATAACAAGCAGCACGTGGAAGAGCAGAGGGGGCGCTATCGAGCCTACGAGGTGGTGATGGAGGAGGTGCccgtgggggagggggaggagggcgGAGCTGCATTCTACAGTGAAGACTACGATGATGAGTATGATGATACGTACGATGGTGGCCAGGTGGGAGCGAACGACCTGGACGAGGGCAGCGAGCTGCTGGCCCGAAG GCCCTTCACCATCCCGCGGGTCCTGCGTGACGGGAGGGAAGAGGAGGAGCTGAAGGAAGAGAGGGATTacgaagaggaggaagaggagaag GACAATGCAGTTACGAGGGACCAGTTTGTTCAGGACCCTGCAGTGCTGAGGGAGCGCGCTGAGGCACGGAGAGCTGCCAACTACAACAGGAGAGG ATTCAAAGCCGACACGCCAGGAAGTGCTGTGGGTGCAGCAAAGGGGCGGGGCCAGAGCAAGGAGACCGTGCAGGAGCGCCGCAAGAAGGAGGCCAACAAGAGCGGCCGGGCCAATCACAACCGCCGGGCCATGGCAGACAGGAAGAGGAGCAAGGGCATGATCCCATCATGA
- the ascc2 gene encoding activating signal cointegrator 1 complex subunit 2 isoform X2, translating to MQKAPLDELQVTERDGCTGRERTLSALHPERMEERCFVTYRPPTLEGSPAQVEEYLEQAQFIAEDLDWLLALPHDKFWCQVVFDVSLQQCLDSYLRLAPRGLDCNLSTSPRVSDMQRHLHRCVFMTFLRMATHKESREHFLSPAVFGEIIYNNFLFDIPKILDLCVLFGKGNGMLLNKMIENIFTQQPGYYSDLDETVPTILQVLDTILQKCGLQTEGTSNGQPLKLGAQSAPGPMDMSVKDLVDLVLYLCDTCTTLYSFLDIFPPASTTFQKHSFLLRLASFYELCVPELENAVRKRKFEEKSLQEDLWRRLSHSRRKMVEISHLLINHTCLQPILENSSETIQVFVEDFLQLFTALLQEKRFLADYDEQFPVTDDVSLLQQASPLLDETRASYILQGIDCAWESLGRKKHSLPPVRSTPAPELSSEARSEREGPQGATGGTGAQQEFYSEDYDPGAPGCALSAGELESLVFQVRDLLPDLGEGFIMACLQEYGNNSERVINNILEGKLSPRLEKMDHSLPRPVKEQLPEVLKSRSNVFDDDEFDVFTRDVLDTSRIWKGRRQGESARALVNNKQHVEEQRGRYRAYEVVMEEVPVGEGEEGGAAFYSEDYDDEYDDTYDGGQVGANDLDEGSELLARRPFTIPRVLRDGREEEELKEERDYEEEEEEKDNAVTRDQFVQDPAVLRERAEARRAANYNRRGFKADTPGSAVGAAKGRGQSKETVQERRKKEANKSGRANHNRRAMADRKRSKGMIPS from the exons CTCCACTGGATGAGCTGCAGGTGACGGAGAGGGATGGGTGCACAGGGAGGGAGCGCACACTGTCAGCACTG CACCCTGAGAGGATGGAGGAGCGCTGCTTTGTGACGTACAGACCCCCAACACTAGAGGGCTCCCCAGCACAGGTGGAGGAGTACCTGGAGCAGGCCCAGTTCATTGCAGAAGACTTGGACTGGCTGCTGGCTCTTCCACACGATAAATTCTGGTGCCAG GTGGTGTTCGATGTGTCTCTGCAGCAATGCCTGGACTCATACCTGCGACTGGCTCCCCGGGGACTGGACTGTAACCTGTCCACATCACCCAGGGTCAGCGACATGCAGAGGCACCTCCATCGCTGTGTCTTCATGACCTTTCTCAGGATGGCTACTCACAAGGAGTCCAGG gaacaTTTCCTCTCTCCTGCTGTATTTGGAGAGATTATTTACAATAACTTCCTGTTCGACATCCCCAAGATCCTGGACCTGTGTGTGCTGTTTGGAAAAGGGAATGGAATGCTTCTGAACAAAATGATTG AAAACATCTTCACTCAGCAGCCTGGTTACTACAGCGACCTTGACGAGACTGTGCCCACAATACTACAG GTGCTGGACACTATCCTGCAGAAGTGTGGGCTGCAGACAGAGGGAACCTCCAATGGGCAGCCCCTGAAGCTGGGGGCACAGAGTGCTCCTGGACCCATGGACATGAGTGTGAAG GACTTGGTAGATCTGGTGCTGTACCTGTGTGACACCTGCACCACTCTCTACTCCTTCCTGGACATCTTCCCACCCGCCAGCACCACCTTCCAAAAACACAGCTTCCTCCTCCG GCTGGCTTCTTTTTATGAGCTTTGTGTTCCTGAGCTAGAGAATGCAGTGAGGAAGAGAAAGTTTGAAGAGAAAAG CCTGCAGGAGGACCTGTGGAGGAGGCTCTCTCACTCACGCAGGAAGATGGTTGAAATCAGCCACCTCCTGATCAACCACACCTGTCTGCAGCCCATTCTGGAGAACAG CTCAGAGACTATCCAAGTGTTTGTTGAAGATTTCCTGCAGCTCTTCACAGCTCTCCTTCAGGAAAAGAG ATTCCTTGCGGACTATGACGAGCAGTTTCCTGTAACGGATGATGTCAGCTTGTTACAGCAGGCTTCCCCACTCCT AGATGAAACCAGGGCCTCGTACATCCTGCAGGGGATTGACTGTGCCTGGGAGAGCCTGGGGAGGAAGAAGCACAGCCTGCCTCCTGTCCGCTCAACCCCAGCTCCAGAGCTGAGCAGCGAGGCGCGCTCGGAGAGAGAGGGGCCTCAGGGAGCCACGGGCGGGACTGGAGCCCAGCAGGAATTCTACAGTGAGGATTAC GATCCGGGGGCCCCGGGGTGTGCACTGAGCGCTGGGGAGCTGGAGTCCCTGGTGTTCCAGGTACGAGACCTGCTCCCTGACTTGGGGGAGGGCTTCATCATGGCCTGCCTGCAGGAGTACGGCAACAACTCTGAGCGCGTCATCAACAACATCCTGGAGGGCAAGCTGTCCCCCAGGCTGGAGAAAATGGACCACAGCCTGCCCAG ACCTGTGAAGGAGCAGCTGCCGGAAGTCCTGAAGTCCAGATCCAACGTGTTTGACGATGACGAGTTTGACGTGTTCACCCGGGACGTCCTGGACACATCACGCATCTGGAAGGGCAGGAG GCAGGGGGAGAGTGCCCGCGCCCTGGTGAATAACAAGCAGCACGTGGAAGAGCAGAGGGGGCGCTATCGAGCCTACGAGGTGGTGATGGAGGAGGTGCccgtgggggagggggaggagggcgGAGCTGCATTCTACAGTGAAGACTACGATGATGAGTATGATGATACGTACGATGGTGGCCAGGTGGGAGCGAACGACCTGGACGAGGGCAGCGAGCTGCTGGCCCGAAG GCCCTTCACCATCCCGCGGGTCCTGCGTGACGGGAGGGAAGAGGAGGAGCTGAAGGAAGAGAGGGATTacgaagaggaggaagaggagaag GACAATGCAGTTACGAGGGACCAGTTTGTTCAGGACCCTGCAGTGCTGAGGGAGCGCGCTGAGGCACGGAGAGCTGCCAACTACAACAGGAGAGG ATTCAAAGCCGACACGCCAGGAAGTGCTGTGGGTGCAGCAAAGGGGCGGGGCCAGAGCAAGGAGACCGTGCAGGAGCGCCGCAAGAAGGAGGCCAACAAGAGCGGCCGGGCCAATCACAACCGCCGGGCCATGGCAGACAGGAAGAGGAGCAAGGGCATGATCCCATCATGA
- the LOC117428096 gene encoding RING finger protein 215-like, whose protein sequence is MSRSAMAVESCCWGLSLVSVLLLAPSLRSNPGVSGERVALVEVFLRDLPGTPRPGYRLQGAVLEKTPAASDSKGLEQNQELAEGSLILVVDEGQEQDSPVKREAAEPWIGLVPVEVEQAEAQRGSQETFAAAVVSKMKRALVLGASALLILALNQNTIREMDLSQVLSKPVVVIQTSENVTKLIGALLRGLRATAKITYKSILQDNLGATLTLWSSCGRSRSGLYGEWQGVICTGETNSQVQKYLQQLWNTILLVALILCTGVVVQARWQYRHYQSNEDMELHPKHDIVKHLAALKTRQYHPLGAQEQGGETENCAVCLEQFHKKQCLRVLPCLHEFHRDCVDPWLLLQQTCPLCKRSILGNYSTDS, encoded by the exons aTGTCTCGAAGCGCCATGGCTGTGGAGAGCTGCTGCTGGGGGCTGTCTCTCGTCTCGGTGCTGTTGTTAGCCCCGTCGCTGCGGTCAAACCCGGGGGTGTCCGGGGAGAGGGTTGCGCTGGTGGAGGTGTTCCTGCGGGACCTGCCCGGCACGCCCCGACCCGGGTACCGGCTGCAGGGGGCGGTGCTGGAAAAGACCCCCGCCGCCAGCGACAGCAAGGGACTCGAACAAAACCAGGAACTCGCCGAAGGGAGTCTGATTCTT gtggtGGATGAGGGGCAGGAGCAGGACTCCCCAGTAAAGAGAGAGGCAGCAGAGCCCTGGATCGGACTGGTCCCTGTGGAAGTGGAGCAGGCAGAGGCACAGAGAGGCAGCCAGGAGACATTTGCAGCTGCTGTTGTCAGCAAG ATGAAGCGAGCCCTTGTCTTGGGAGCCTCTGCCCTGCTCATCCTGGCTCTGAACCAGAACACCATCAGAGAG ATGGACCTCTCCCAGGTGCTCTCCAAGCCAGTAGTTGTGATTCAGACATCAGAAAATGTCACTAAACTTATCGGCGCCCTCTTGAG AGGTCTTCGAGCAACTGCAAAAATCACCTATAAATCTATCCTCCAAGATAATCTG GGGGCGACGCTGACCCTGTGGTCGAGCTGCGGCCGGTCCCGGAGCGGGCTGTACGGGGAGTGGCAGGGCGTGATCTGCACTGGAGAGACCAACTCACAGGTCCAG aaatacctccagcagctctgGAACACTATCCTATTGGTAGCTCTGATCTTGTGCACTGGGGTCGTAGTTCAGGCTCGCTGGCAGTACAGGCATTACCAATCAAATGAAGATATGGAG TTACACCCAAAACACGACATTGTGAAGCATCTGGCTGCTCTGAAAACCAGACAGTATCACCCGCTGGGTGCgcaggagcagggaggagagacgGAGAACTGTGCCGTGTGTCTGGAGCAGTTTCACAAAAAACAG TGTCTACGGGTGCTGCCCTGTCTTCACGAGTTCCACAGAGACTGTGTCGATCCCTGGCTCCTCCTGCAGCAGACCTGCCCGCTCTGCAAGCGAAGCATACTGG GCAATTACTCCACAGACAGCTGA